The following proteins are co-located in the Vigna angularis cultivar LongXiaoDou No.4 chromosome 2, ASM1680809v1, whole genome shotgun sequence genome:
- the LOC108328591 gene encoding putative UPF0481 protein At3g02645: protein MSRVRCTTPNEFKSNFDEVRWVIQIRDTLNEVLEDDDQFPVSIFNVPKTLMATDPDSYIPQQVSIGPYHCWRQELYEMERYKISSAKRFQEQLQNLKLEHIVHQLMKLEERIRACYHRYLNFNGETLMWMVAIDASFLLEFLQVYTIQDETMMIPGVSSRMSHLMDYAGRRIAHNAILKDIVMLENQIPLFVLRKMLEFKFSSTELADDMLVSMLIGLFKQLSPFKVIQKDCSEINVSECAHLLDFLYSMAVPKLDEQSDVVQLEDHQHKDNEDNEESFLNYAKKFLCKISSFLSKLATTLVNLIKKFPNCRTMKVITWLPWTIISNLPGVGLIKQPVEYLFFSEEKEARTAENGNLSSDNGTNKPPLMEEIAIPSVTELSKAGVCFMATNGDISTIGFDVETVTLYLPTIGLDLNSEVILRNLVAYEASTASGSLVFTRYTELMNGIIDYEEDAKILREKGVILNHLKSDEEVATLWNGMTKSIKLTRVPFLDKVIEDVNQHYNGRICIKVLKFMKLYVFASWQFLIFLAAIFLLLLMSLQVFCSFYKCNRRNRVTETK, encoded by the coding sequence atgTCTCGTGTTAGATGCACCACACCAAATGAGTTCAAATCCAACTTTGATGAGGTTCGCTGGGTGATTCAAATACGTGATACTCTCAATGAAGTGCTTGAAGATGATGATCAATTTCCTGTGTCCATCTTCAATGTGCCTAAGACCCTTATGGCTACTGATCCTGATTCTTATATCCCTCAGCAAGTTTCCATAGGGCCCTATCATTGTTGGCGTCAAGAACTGTATGAGATGGAGAGATATAAAATTTCTTCAGCAAAAAGATTCCAAGAACAACTACAAAACCTCAAGTTAGAGCACATAGTTCACCAATTGATGAAGTTGGAAGAGAGGATAAGAGCATGCTACCACAGGTACTTAAATTTTAATGGCGAAACATTGATGTGGATGGTGGCTATTGATGCCTCCTTTTTGCTTGAGTTTCTTCAAGTGTATACCATTCAAGATGAAACAATGATGATTCCAGGAGTTTCATCGAGAATGTCTCATTTGATGGATTATGCTGGGAGGAGAATTGCTCATAATGCAATCTTGAAGGACATAGTAATGCTTGAAAACCAAATTCCACTATTTGTGTTGAGAAAGATGTTGGAGTTCAAATTCTCATCGACAGAATTAGCAGATGACATGTTGGTTTCCATGTTGATAGGATTGTTTAAACAGCTTTCTCCTTTTAAGGTGATACAGAAGGATTGTTCAGAGATCAATGTCTCCGAGTGTGCACATTTGCTAGATTTTTTGTATTCTATGGCTGTGCCTAAATTGGATGAACAATCAGATGTTGTCCAGTTAGAGGATCATCAACACAAAGATAATGAAGACAACGAAGAATCATTCTTGAACTATGCCAAGAAATTTCTATGTAAGATTTCGAGCTTTCTTTCCAAATTGGCCACAACTTTAGTAAACTTAATTAAGAAATTCCCAAACTGTAGAACCATGAAAGTTATCACTTGGTTGCCTTGGACTATAATTTCTAACCTTCCTGGAGTAGGACTTATAAAGCAACCTGTTGAATACTTATTTTTCTCCgaagaaaaagaagcaagaaCTGCAGAAAATGGGAATTTAAGCTCAGATAATGGCACCAACAAACCACCCTTGATGGAGGAAATTGCTATTCCTTCTGTCACGGAACTCTCAAAGGCTGGGGTTTGTTTCATGGCCACCAATGGAGACATATCAACCATTGGATTTGATGTTGAAACAGTAACACTGTACCTTCCAACAATTGGTTTAGACTTAAACAGTGAAGTGATATTGAGAAACTTAGTTGCTTATGAAGCATCAACTGCATCAGGGTCACTGGTTTTCACCCGTTACACAGAATTGATGAATGGGATTATAGACTATGAGGAAGATGCGAAGATTCTTAGAGAAAAAGGGGTTATTTTGAACCATTTGAAGAGTGATGAAGAGGTGGCTACCCTGTGGAATGGGATGACCAAGTCCATTAAATTGACAAGGGTGCCATTCCTGGATAAAGTCATTGAAGATGTTAACCAGCATTATAATGGTAGAATATGtatcaaagttttgaaattcATGAAGCTTTATGTATTTGCTTCATGGCAATTTCTAATATTCCTTGCTGCCATCTTTCTCTTACTCTTGATGTCCTTGCAAGTATTCTGCTCTTTCTATAAATGCAATCGCAGAAACCGTGTCACTGAGACTAAATGA
- the LOC108328592 gene encoding amino acid transporter AVT6A yields MTIGSLAPKTEKKRSSKNKAVVNENAPLLPKSQVQGSDAGFDDFNGASFSGAVFNLSTTIIGAGIMALPATLKQLGMVPGLIAIIIMALLTEKSIELLIRFTRAGKSVSYAGLMGDSFGKYGKALVQICVIINNIGVLIVYMIIIGDVLSGTSSGGDHHFGILEGWFGVRWWTGRTFVVLITTLAIFAPLASFKRIDSLRFTSALSVALAVVFLVIAVGIAVVKIISGGVAMPRLFPVTTDVASFFKLFTVVPVFVTAYICHYNVHSIDNELEDSSQMRGVVQTALVLCSSVYVMISFFGFLLFGEGTLDDVLANFDTNLGIPFGSVLNDAVRLSYAAHLMLVFPVVFYPLRLNIDGLLFPSSRPLVLDNIRFASLTISLIGVIFLGANFIPSIWDAFQFTGATAAVCIGFIFPAAITLKDRYNIATRSDKILSIVMIVLAVFSNVVAIYSDAYALIKQNQTSRE; encoded by the exons ATGACGATTGGTAGTTTAGCACCCAAGACAGAGAAAAAGAGATCAAGTAAAAACAAGGCAGTGGTTAATGAAAATGCACCCTTGTTGCCAAAAAGTCAGGTTCAGGGGAGTGATGCTGGGTTTGATGATTTCAATGGAGCTTCATTTTCTGGGGCTGTTTTTAACCTATCTACCACAATTATTGGTGCTGGAATCATGGCGTTGCCTGCAACCTTGAAACAGTTGGGGATGGTGCCTGGCCTTATTGCTATCATCATCATGGCCTTGTTGACAGAGAAGTCAATTGAGCTTTTGATTAGGTTTACCCGAGCAGGGAAGTCTGTTTCTTATGCTGGTCTCATGGGGGATTCCTTTGGGAAGTATGGAAAAGCTCTGGTGCAGATATGTGTCATAATCAATAACATTGGCGTGCTGATTGTTTACATGATTATAATTG GTGATGTGCTCTCTGGAACATCTTCAGGTGGAGATCATCACTTCGGTATCCTTGAAGGATGGTTTGGTGTGCGCTGGTGGACAGGACGGACATTTGTTGTTCTTATTACAACACTCGCCATATTTGCACCCCTTGCGAGTTTTAAACGAATTG ATTCATTGAGATTCACATCTGCCCTTTCAGTTGCACTAGCAGTTGTTTTTCTAGTCATTGCTGTGGGAATTGCAGTTGTCAAGATAATAAGTGGAGGCGTTGCGATGCCCAGACTCTTCCCAGTCACTACAGATGTGGCATCATTCTTTAAACTATTCACTGTAGTTCCTGTGTTTGTGACTGCCTATATCTGCCACTACAATG TTCACAGCATAGACAATGAGCTTGAGGACTCATCACAGATGCGAGGGGTTGTGCAAACTGCCCTCGTTCTATGCTCTTCTGTGTATGTAATGATAAGTTTCTTTGGTTTCCTCCTATTTGGAGAAGGAACTCTTGATGATGTGTTGGCCAATTTCGATACCAATCTTGGAATCCCTTTTGGTTCTGTGCTCAACGATGCTGTTCGATTAAGCTACGCAGCACACCTGATGCTTGTATTCCCAGTTGTTTTCTATCCATTGCGGCTCAATATAGATGGTCTCCTCTTTCCTTCATCAAGGCCTCTGGTTCTTGATAACATCAGATTTGCATCTCTGACTATTTCCCTTATTGGTGTCATCTTTCTGGGAGCAAATTTCATACCCAGCATTTGGGATGCTTTCCAATTTACCGGAGCAACTGCCGCAGTCTGTATAGGATTCATTTTTCCAGCTGCCATCACTCTTAA GGACCGCTACAACATTGCAACTAGATCAGACAAGATTTTATCTATTGTTATGATAGTTTTGGCTGTCTTCTCTAACGTGGTGGCTATATATAGTGATGCCTATGCCTTGATCAAGCAGAACCAAACTTCACGCGAATGA